GGTTCACCCTTGAGCAGACGAGTGAAGTTGCCCTTAATGTTCATGTTCATCACCACGATCGGCAGAGTGTTTTCTCGGCAGAGCGTAATAGCGGTCATATCCATCACCCTGAGGTTTTTGCGGATCACATCAACGTAGGAGATCTTGGGGAAGAACTCCGCATTGGGATTCTTTTCGGGATCGGAATCGTAAACCCCTTCGACTCTGGTGCCCTTGACGATGACGTCGGCCTCGATCTCGATGGCGCGAAGCGAGGCGGCTGTATCGGTGGTGAAATAGGGGTTGCCGGTACCGGCACCAAAAATCACGACACGCCCTTTTTCGAGGTGACGCACGGCGCGGCGGCGGATGAACGGCTCGGCGATCTGCTCCATCTTGATCGCGGTCACAAGGCGGGTGAAAATGCCTTTCCGCTCAAGCGCATCCTGGAGCGCCAGCGAGTTGATAACCGTGGCGAGCATTCCCATGTAATCGGCCTGCACGCGATCCATCGACGCAGCCGCCGCGGAAAGCCCCCGGAAAATATTGCCACCGCCAATCACCAGCGCAATTTCGGCACCGAGATCAGTGGCCTCCTTAATGTCGTCAGCAAAGCTTTCCAGAACACCGGCATCGATGCCATATCCGCTCTCTCCAGCAAGTGATTCGCCACTGATCTTGAGCAGGATTCTCCGGTATTTTCGCATGGCTGGTTCTCCTTGTTTCTATTTGACTCTTGCGACATAACTGATCGGGACTTTCAAATAAGCAAAAAAAAGCCTCGCGTCAACGAGGCTTTTTTCAGTTTCAGGCTCCTAACTGATACCTGACAAATGCTTTGACCTTGACTTGCGCCTGGTTCTTCTTCATGAAGTCGTCGAGCACGCCGGAGACCTTGGTGTTCTGATCCTTGATGAAGGTCTGCTCGGTCAGCACCACCTCCTGGTAGTATTTGTTGAGGCGACCCATGACGATCTTGTCAACGAACTCCTCTTTCTTGCCCTCGGCAAGCGCCTGCTGACGATAAATCTCTTTCTCTTTTTCGACAAGTTCCGTCGACACAGCATCACGACTGACTTCGATCGGTGCAGCAGCTGCCACCTGCATGGCGAGGTCTTTGGCGAGCGCTTTGGCCTCTGCCGGCTTGTCGGTATCGATAGCGATCAGCGCACCAAGCTGGGATCCGGGGTGGATATAGCTTTCAAGCACGCCTGCTTCAGCGGTGAGGCGAGCCATGCGTTTGAGTTCGAGTTTCTCACCAACCTTGCCGGTCATCGACTTGAGGGCCTCTTCAACGGTTTCGTTCCCGTAAGCCTCGCCAAGTTTAATACCAAGCAAATCTTCTCTCGACTCACAGTTGTTGGACAAGGCAAGAGTGGCAAGCTCGTTGGCAAAGCCGGTGAACACTTCACCACGAGCCACGAAATCGGTCTCGCAATTGAGTTCCAGAATCACACCGGTTTTCTGGTCGTCGCTCATCAGAATGCAAACCACGCCTTCGGAAGCTTCGCGATCAGCGCGCTTGGCTGCCATCGCGGCGCCTTTCTTGCGGAGATATTCGACGGCTTTCTGCATGTCTCCACCGGTCTCTTCGAGGGCTTTCTTGCACTCCATCATGCCGACGCCGGTGGTATCCCTGAGTTCCTTGACGTCTTTGGCAGAAATCTGGCTCATAATAAACTATGGGTATGTATCGTGATTGGTTGCGGAAAACGAGACTGGAGCGCGGAATTCCAGCCTCGTTCCAGTAACATTAAGATTAGTCGTTGGCCGTCTCTTCTTCGGCGGCTTCGTCCATTTCAGCGAGCACCTCCTGTTCGACCTGCAGGGTGCGGGCTTCGAGAATGGTGTCGGCAACCGCCTTGACCATCAGATCGATTGAACGGATAGCGTCGTCGTTGGCCGGAATGACGTAATCAACCTCGTCAGGATCGCAGTTGGTGTCAACCATGGCGAAGATCGGAATGCCGAGCGAGCGGGCCTCCTTGACAGCAATGTGCTCTTTCTTGATATCGACCACGAAGAGTGCGGCAGGCAAGCGATTCATATTGGCAATACCGCCGAGGATGCGCACCAGCTTGTCCTTTTCGCGGATCAGCATGAGGCGCTCTTTCTTGGTGATCATGTCGAAGGTGCCGTCGGTCTCCATGCGTTCGATGGCATTCATGCGGCGGATGCTCTGGCGGATGGTCGAAAAGTTGGTCAGCATACCGCCGAGCCAGCGCTCGCAAACGTACGGCATACCGGCACGCTCGGCCTGTTCGGCAATGATGACCTTGGCCTGTTTCTTGGTGCCGACCAGCATGATCTCGCGGCCGGTCGAAGCGATAGCCTCGATGGCTTTGAGCGCCTCTTCAGCCATGACGAGGGTTTTCTTGAGGTCGATGATGTGCACGCCGTTCTTCTCCATGAAGATGTACGGCTTCATTTTCGGGTTCCAGCGACGGGCGAGGTGGCCGAAGTGCACACCTGCGCGAAGCATCTCTTCAAGCTGGAATTTTGTTGGCATGAGTGTCTCCTTTGGTTAGTTGAACCTCTACCCTGCCGACGCCAGAGGGATTCCGACTCTGTCGGAACACTCCCCTCCAACTTTATCCGGCAAGCCTGAATGGGGCAGGGTATGTGAGTTGTTGTTGCTACGAAAAAATCAGCGTTTCGAGAACTGGAAGGATTTGCGGGCCTTTTTCTTGCCATATTTCTTCCTCTCGACCATGCGGGGATCGCGGGTGAGCAGGCGATCGGGCCTGAGCGCGGCACGGATCGACTCGTCGAACTCGACCAGCGCTCTGGCGATGGCGAGGCTGACCGCGCCGGACTGGCCGGTGAGGCCGCCGCCCTTGACATTGATCGTGATATCGAAATCGTTTTGCTTCTCTGCGACTGCCAGCGGCTTCAGCGCCTGGCTTCTCTTAAACTCATCCTTGAAATACTCTTCGACCGGCAGCTTATTGACCACGATCTTGCCTTTGCCCGGCGACATGAACACCCGTGCAACCGAAGTCTTGCGGCGGCCTACGGTATCGATAACCTCTTTCATCAGTATGCGTTATGTTTATTGATTGATTTTCATTTCCACCGGCATCTGGGCAGCGTGCGGATGCTCCGGGCCTGCATAGACCTTCAGCTTCTTGAAGAGCTGGCGGCCAAGGTTGTTGTGCGGCAGCATACCCCACACAGCGTGCTCGATCACCTTTTCCGGCTTTTTCTGGAGAAGGTCCTTTACACTGTCGATCCTGACGCCACCCGGATAGTGGGAGTGCGAGAAGTAGGTTTTGTCGTCGCGTTTCTTACCGCTCAGCGCAACTTTGGCGGCGTTGGTCACGACCACGAAATCACCGGTATCGATGTGGGGGGTGAACTGCGGCTTGTGCTTTCCCCTCAGAACATTGGCGATCTGGGCAGCCATTCTACCGAGCACCTGGTTCTCCGCATCAATGATGTGCCATGTCCTTTTCACCTCGCCCGGTTTGGCTGAGTATGTTTTAAAACTTAACGTTTTGCTCATGCTTCTCTTTGATTATCTGGTCTATTCCGAAAAATAAGGTCGAACAATGTAATTTATTCCAATTAATTCTACAAACTATTACCTTGTTCTCTTTGCAAGAAGTTATTCAAACCGAAAACGTCCGACAGACGTTCTCACGCCGCTTAGAGATGAAACCACTGATCGCCCTGGTAGGTCGGCCCAACGTCGGCAAATCGACCCTTTTTAACCGCATTCTCAGGCAGAAAAGCGCCATCGTCGATCCCACGCCGGGCGTGACCCGGGACCGCCACATCAGCCCCGGCGAGTGGCAGGGCAAGCAGTTTTTGCTCATGGACACCGGCGGCTACGCACCCGAAAACGACACGCTCAGCAAGGCGATGCTCGAACAGACCATGCGCGCCATCGAGGATGCCGATGCGGTGATCTTCATAGTGGACGCCCGCTCCGGGTTGACCTATCTCGACCTCGACATCGCAAAGATTCTCCAGAAGACCTTCAAGGACAAGAAAATCTTTTTTGTGGCCAACAAGGTGGATAATCCACAGGTCGCGCTCGAAGCTCAGTCGCTGGTCAAAAGCGGCTTTACCGAACCCTATCTCATCTCGGCGCGCGACGGCGCTGGCGTGGCCGACATGCTCGAAGACGTTCTCAACTCGCTGCCATGCCCGGAGGGTGAGGAGATCGAAGAGGACGACTCGATCAAGCTCGCCGTGCTCGGGCGGCCGAACGTCGGCAAGTCGAGCCTGGTCAACGCCCTGCTCGGCACTGAACGGCACATCGTCTCGGACGTGCCCGGCACCACGCGCGACGCCATCGACTCGGTGCTGAAACGCAACGGCGAGGAGTACGTGCTGATCGACACGGCTGGCCTGCGCAAGCGCACGAAAATCGACGCCGGCATCGAGTTCTACAGCTCGCTCCGCACGGCTCGCGCCATCGAACGCTGCGACGTGGCGCTGGTGCTGCTCGACGCCCGGCTCGGCCTCGAAAGCCAGGACATGAAGATCATCCACATGGCCATCGAGCGCAAAAAGGGCGTGCTGATTCTGGTCAACAAATGGGATCTGGTCGAGAAGGACTCCAAAACCAGCAAGGCATTCACCGACAACCTGCAAAACCAGCTCGGCAACATCGGGTACATTCCGGTGATCTTCACCTCGGCCTTGACAAAGAAGAACTGCTACCGTGCCATCGACACCGCTGCGGAGATCGCGCTGAACCGTCGACAGAAGATCAGCACCAGCAACCTGAACCGTTTTTTGCAGGAGACGCTCACCATGCGCCACCCGGCGACCAAATCGGGCAAGGAGCTGAAAATCAAGTACATGACGCAGATCGACTCGGACCATCCGGTTTTCGCCTTCTTCTGCAACGACCCGGAGCTGCTCGAAAACAACTTCCGTCGCTTCCTCGAAAAACGCCTGCGCGAGAGCTTCGACTTTGCAGGCATTCCGATCACCATGCGCTTTCTACGGAAATGAGCCCGGGAACCGCCTGGCGTAAAGCGCAGTTCTTGTAACGGCTTTAACCAAGGCGGTGCTGGCTGACCAAACTGATCACACAAATCCGATTAATCTAAAATCATAAACTAATACTCTATGTCTTCAATACAGAAATCGCAGATCGAGGCCGCGCTTGGCACGGTCATGGAACCCGACCTCGGTCGTGACCTCATGACGCTCGGCATGGTTGAAAACATCGCCGTCGATGAGGCTGGCAACGTTTCTTTCACTGTGGTGCTCACCACACCGGCCTGCCCAATGAAAGAGAAAATCAAGAACTCCTGCGTCGAGGCCATCAAGGCCGCCGTACCGGAGGTGGGTTCGATCGACGTCAACATGACCTCGAAGGTCACCTCTTCGTGCAGCCACGGTGGTCACGGCAATCACGACGGGCA
The nucleotide sequence above comes from Chlorobaculum tepidum TLS. Encoded proteins:
- the rplM gene encoding 50S ribosomal protein L13 codes for the protein MSKTLSFKTYSAKPGEVKRTWHIIDAENQVLGRMAAQIANVLRGKHKPQFTPHIDTGDFVVVTNAAKVALSGKKRDDKTYFSHSHYPGGVRIDSVKDLLQKKPEKVIEHAVWGMLPHNNLGRQLFKKLKVYAGPEHPHAAQMPVEMKINQ
- the rpsI gene encoding 30S ribosomal protein S9 — encoded protein: MKEVIDTVGRRKTSVARVFMSPGKGKIVVNKLPVEEYFKDEFKRSQALKPLAVAEKQNDFDITINVKGGGLTGQSGAVSLAIARALVEFDESIRAALRPDRLLTRDPRMVERKKYGKKKARKSFQFSKR
- the pyrH gene encoding UMP kinase; the protein is MRKYRRILLKISGESLAGESGYGIDAGVLESFADDIKEATDLGAEIALVIGGGNIFRGLSAAAASMDRVQADYMGMLATVINSLALQDALERKGIFTRLVTAIKMEQIAEPFIRRRAVRHLEKGRVVIFGAGTGNPYFTTDTAASLRAIEIEADVIVKGTRVEGVYDSDPEKNPNAEFFPKISYVDVIRKNLRVMDMTAITLCRENTLPIVVMNMNIKGNFTRLLKGEPIGTLVHVGEE
- the tsf gene encoding translation elongation factor Ts, which produces MSQISAKDVKELRDTTGVGMMECKKALEETGGDMQKAVEYLRKKGAAMAAKRADREASEGVVCILMSDDQKTGVILELNCETDFVARGEVFTGFANELATLALSNNCESREDLLGIKLGEAYGNETVEEALKSMTGKVGEKLELKRMARLTAEAGVLESYIHPGSQLGALIAIDTDKPAEAKALAKDLAMQVAAAAPIEVSRDAVSTELVEKEKEIYRQQALAEGKKEEFVDKIVMGRLNKYYQEVVLTEQTFIKDQNTKVSGVLDDFMKKNQAQVKVKAFVRYQLGA
- the der gene encoding ribosome biogenesis GTPase Der, giving the protein MKPLIALVGRPNVGKSTLFNRILRQKSAIVDPTPGVTRDRHISPGEWQGKQFLLMDTGGYAPENDTLSKAMLEQTMRAIEDADAVIFIVDARSGLTYLDLDIAKILQKTFKDKKIFFVANKVDNPQVALEAQSLVKSGFTEPYLISARDGAGVADMLEDVLNSLPCPEGEEIEEDDSIKLAVLGRPNVGKSSLVNALLGTERHIVSDVPGTTRDAIDSVLKRNGEEYVLIDTAGLRKRTKIDAGIEFYSSLRTARAIERCDVALVLLDARLGLESQDMKIIHMAIERKKGVLILVNKWDLVEKDSKTSKAFTDNLQNQLGNIGYIPVIFTSALTKKNCYRAIDTAAEIALNRRQKISTSNLNRFLQETLTMRHPATKSGKELKIKYMTQIDSDHPVFAFFCNDPELLENNFRRFLEKRLRESFDFAGIPITMRFLRK
- the rpsB gene encoding 30S ribosomal protein S2 → MPTKFQLEEMLRAGVHFGHLARRWNPKMKPYIFMEKNGVHIIDLKKTLVMAEEALKAIEAIASTGREIMLVGTKKQAKVIIAEQAERAGMPYVCERWLGGMLTNFSTIRQSIRRMNAIERMETDGTFDMITKKERLMLIREKDKLVRILGGIANMNRLPAALFVVDIKKEHIAVKEARSLGIPIFAMVDTNCDPDEVDYVIPANDDAIRSIDLMVKAVADTILEARTLQVEQEVLAEMDEAAEEETAND